The Ciona intestinalis chromosome 11, KH, whole genome shotgun sequence genome has a segment encoding these proteins:
- the LOC100179066 gene encoding pumilio homolog 3 isoform X2 has protein sequence MVEVDKKSSASKRKLGGSQDAPTKKSKFSTDLKKKPKFTGAKKKFSTEKKELPKETAKTRKERKLARKKLNPNYELSCQAKKIWEKLRIQKQQLSKEEKSVLVEQLMELVQQNGKMMINLAYAHDTSRVLQTCLKQGSKDQRHKIFSEIQTHIVDMCKNGYAKNIVWKLLKYGTPEERQVIMSSFKGIVYKLMRKSKSASVVEYAYNNYATAVQRQAIIHEFYGRVFIMLANQEPLSLPQVIESNKDKKSAILSSFKDALTPLVDKTVIVHTVVHKALYDFFYNCDEATVRSELIEVLRESLVHILHTHDGAYVSMNCLWFGTKKDRKVIVKSLKEFVVKISCEEFGHLPLLAAFDCVDDTVFLKKALVLPIIKNIGDLVLNKYGRKVLIYLMSPRNTSHFLPEVVKMLSTGDSNSTSKKPLEQRHSELSEAASPGILKYLADNLEQIIYDRSTFVLVQVAVLCCHGDNSELIQAIVKEAGKEFVAGEKNETGKMHIIEDPCGHLVIKKLIVTESKSAAENPDKESTFSSALVNGVAATVLPIWSSCNRGAQILLALVENSDKNVASKTREILKKSLDILSSHSGVKTTKILVEKLELK, from the exons ATGGTCGAAGTGGATAAGAAATCGTCGGCCTCGAAAAGAAAATTAG GAGGAAGCCAAGATGCACCAACCAAGAAATCAAAGTTTTCTACTGACTTAAAAAAGAAACCCAAGTTCACAGGAGCAAAAAAGAAGTTTTCTACGGAAAAGAAAGAACTGCCGAAAGAAACTGCGAAAACCAGAAAGGAAAGAAAGTTAGCTAG aaaaaagttaaacccAAACTATGAACTGTCTTGCCAAGCGAAAAAAATTTGGGAAAAACTGAGaattcaaaaacaacaactttccAAAGAAGAAAAATCAGTTTTGGTTGAACAGTTAATGGAGTTGGTGCAACAGAATGGaaaaatg ATGATAAACCTTGCATATGCGCACGACACAAGCAGAGTTCTTCAGACTTGCCTTAAACAAGGAAGCAAAGACCAGAGACACAAAATATTCAGTGAGATTCAGACACACATAGTCGATATGTGCAAAAATGGATACGCTAAGAATATTGTTTGGAAGTTGCTGAAATATGG TACCCCAGAAGAAAGACAAGTTATAATGTCAAGTTTTAAAGgaattgtttacaaacttatgCGGAAATCAAAGTCTGCAAGTGTTGTCGAATACGCGTACAATAACTATGCTACTGCTGTGCAGCGTCAAGCTATTATACACGAGTTTTATGGACGTGTGTTTATCATGTTAGCA AATCAGGAGCCTTTATCTTTGCCCCAAGTAATTGAAAGCAACAAGGACAAGAAGTCGGCCATTTTGTCGAGTTTTAAAGATGCTTTGACCCCATTAGTTGACAAAACAGTGATAGTCCATACGGTGGTTCACAAAGCTTTGTACGATTTCTTCTACAATTGTGATGAGGCTACTGTTCGCTCG gAATTGATTGAAGTTTTGCGAGAATCTCTTGTCCATATTCTCCACACTCATGATGGGGCTTATGTGAGCATGAACTGTTTATGGTTTGGAACCAAGAAAGACAGAAAG GTTattgtaaaaagtttaaaagaatTTGTTGTGAAAATTTCGTGTGAAGAATTTGGCCATTTACCGTTACTTGCTGCGTTTGACTGTGTGGATGATACCGTGTTCTTGAAGAAAGCTCTCGTTCTT CCTATTATCAAGAACATTGGTGACTTAGTGTTGAACAAATATGgaagaaaagttttaatatatctCATGTCTCCGCGTAACACCTCCCACTTCCTACCAGAGGTGGTGAAGATGTTGAGCACTGGAGATTCAAACTCAACCAG TAAAAAGCCATTGGAGCAGAGACATAGTGAATTATCAGAAGCTGCTTCACCTGgaatattaaagtatttggctgacaatttggagcAGATTATTTACGACCGTTCTACCTTCGTCCTTGTGCAAGTAGCGGTTCTATGTTGCCATGGTGACAATTCTGAGCTCATACAAGCCATTGTTAAGGAGGCTGGTAAAGAATTTGTTGCtggtgaaaaaaatgaaactggCAAG ATGCACATCATTGAAGACCCATGTGGGCATTTGGTGATCAAGAAATTAATTGTAACAGAATCAAAGTCAGCTGCAGAAAATCCAGATAAAG AGTCCACGTTTTCAAGCGCTTTGGTCAATGGTGTTGCTGCCACGGTACTACCTATATGGTCATCATGTAACAGAGGCGCACAAATTCTACTAGC GCTGGTTGAAAATTCTGACAAAAACGTTGCATCAAAAACAAGAGAAATACTGAAGAAATCTCTCGACATTTTATCCAGCCATTCCGGAGTAAAAACCACAAAAATTTTGGTTGAAAAATTAGAGTTAAAATAA
- the LOC100179066 gene encoding pumilio homolog 3 isoform X1, whose product MVEVDKKSSASKRKLGGSQDAPTKKSKFSTDLKKKPKFTGAKKKFSTEKKELPKETAKTRKERKLARKKLNPNYELSCQAKKIWEKLRIQKQQLSKEEKSVLVEQLMELVQQNGKMMINLAYAHDTSRVLQTCLKQGSKDQRHKIFSEIQTHIVDMCKNGYAKNIVWKLLKYGTPEERQVIMSSFKGIVYKLMRKSKSASVVEYAYNNYATAVQRQAIIHEFYGRVFIMLANQEPLSLPQVIESNKDKKSAILSSFKDALTPLVDKTVIVHTVVHKALYDFFYNCDEATVRSELIEVLRESLVHILHTHDGAYVSMNCLWFGTKKDRKVIVKSLKEFVVKISCEEFGHLPLLAAFDCVDDTVFLKKALVLPIIKNIGDLVLNKYGRKVLIYLMSPRNTSHFLPEVVKMLSTGDSNSTSKKPLEQRHSELSEAASPGILKYLADNLEQIIYDRSTFVLVQVAVLCCHGDNSELIQAIVKEAGKEFVAGEKNETGKMHIIEDPCGHLVIKKLIVTESKSAAENPDKESTFSNALVNGVAATVLPTWSSCNRGAQILLALVENSDKNVASKTREILKKSLDILSSHSGVKTTKILVEKLELK is encoded by the exons ATGGTCGAAGTGGATAAGAAATCGTCGGCCTCGAAAAGAAAATTAG GAGGAAGCCAAGATGCACCAACCAAGAAATCAAAGTTTTCTACTGACTTAAAAAAGAAACCCAAGTTCACAGGAGCAAAAAAGAAGTTTTCTACGGAAAAGAAAGAACTGCCGAAAGAAACTGCGAAAACCAGAAAGGAAAGAAAGTTAGCTAG aaaaaagttaaacccAAACTATGAACTGTCTTGCCAAGCGAAAAAAATTTGGGAAAAACTGAGaattcaaaaacaacaactttccAAAGAAGAAAAATCAGTTTTGGTTGAACAGTTAATGGAGTTGGTGCAACAGAATGGaaaaatg ATGATAAACCTTGCATATGCGCACGACACAAGCAGAGTTCTTCAGACTTGCCTTAAACAAGGAAGCAAAGACCAGAGACACAAAATATTCAGTGAGATTCAGACACACATAGTCGATATGTGCAAAAATGGATACGCTAAGAATATTGTTTGGAAGTTGCTGAAATATGG TACCCCAGAAGAAAGACAAGTTATAATGTCAAGTTTTAAAGgaattgtttacaaacttatgCGGAAATCAAAGTCTGCAAGTGTTGTCGAATACGCGTACAATAACTATGCTACTGCTGTGCAGCGTCAAGCTATTATACACGAGTTTTATGGACGTGTGTTTATCATGTTAGCA AATCAGGAGCCTTTATCTTTGCCCCAAGTAATTGAAAGCAACAAGGACAAGAAGTCGGCCATTTTGTCGAGTTTTAAAGATGCTTTGACCCCATTAGTTGACAAAACAGTGATAGTCCATACGGTGGTTCACAAAGCTTTGTACGATTTCTTCTACAATTGTGATGAGGCTACTGTTCGCTCG gAATTGATTGAAGTTTTGCGAGAATCTCTTGTCCATATTCTCCACACTCATGATGGGGCTTATGTGAGCATGAACTGTTTATGGTTTGGAACCAAGAAAGACAGAAAG GTTattgtaaaaagtttaaaagaatTTGTTGTGAAAATTTCGTGTGAAGAATTTGGCCATTTACCGTTACTTGCTGCGTTTGACTGTGTGGATGATACCGTGTTCTTGAAGAAAGCTCTCGTTCTT CCTATTATCAAGAACATTGGTGACTTAGTGTTGAACAAATATGgaagaaaagttttaatatatctCATGTCTCCGCGTAACACCTCCCACTTCCTACCAGAGGTGGTGAAGATGTTGAGCACTGGAGATTCAAACTCAACCAG TAAAAAGCCATTGGAGCAGAGACATAGTGAATTATCAGAAGCTGCTTCACCTGgaatattaaagtatttggctgacaatttggagcAGATTATTTACGACCGTTCTACCTTCGTCCTTGTGCAAGTAGCGGTTCTATGTTGCCATGGTGACAATTCTGAGCTCATACAAGCCATTGTTAAGGAGGCTGGTAAAGAATTTGTTGCtggtgaaaaaaatgaaactggCAAG ATGCACATCATTGAAGACCCATGTGGGCATTTGGTGATCAAGAAATTAATTGTAACAGAATCAAAGTCAGCTGCAGAAAATCCAGATAAAG AGTCCACGTTTTCAAACGCTTTGGTCAATGGTGTTGCTGCCACGGTACTACCTACATGGTCATCATGTAACAGAGGCGCACAAATTCTACTAGC GCTGGTTGAAAATTCTGACAAAAACGTTGCATCAAAAACAAGAGAAATACTGAAGAAATCTCTCGACATTTTATCCAGCCATTCCGGAGTAAAAACCACAAAAATTTTGGTTGAAAAATTAGAGTTAAAATAA
- the LOC100179066 gene encoding pumilio homolog 3 isoform X3, protein MVEVDKKSSASKRKLGGSQDAPTKKSKFSTDLKKKPKFTGAKKKFSTEKKELPKETAKTRKERKLARKKLNPNYELSCQAKKIWEKLRIQKQQLSKEEKSVLVEQLMELVQQNGKMMINLAYAHDTSRVLQTCLKQGSKDQRHKIFSEIQTHIVDMCKNGYAKNIVWKLLKYGTPEERQVIMSSFKGIVYKLMRKSKSASVVEYAYNNYATAVQRQAIIHEFYGRVFIMLANQEPLSLPQVIESNKDKKSAILSSFKDALTPLVDKTVIVHTVVHKALYDFFYNCDEATVRSELIEVLRESLVHILHTHDGAYVSMNCLWFGTKKDRKVIVKSLKEFVVKISCEEFGHLPLLAAFDCVDDTVFLKKALVLPIIKNIGDLVLNKYGRKVLIYLMSPRNTSHFLPEVVKMLSTGDSNSTSKKPLEQRHSELSEAASPGILKYLADNLEQIIYDRSTFVLVQVAVLCCHGDNSELIQAIVKEAGKEFVAGEKNETGKMHIIEDPCGHLVIKKLIVTESKSAAENPDKESTFSSALVNGVAATVLPIWSSCNRGAQILLALVVNSD, encoded by the exons ATGGTCGAAGTGGATAAGAAATCGTCGGCCTCGAAAAGAAAATTAG GAGGAAGCCAAGATGCACCAACCAAGAAATCAAAGTTTTCTACTGACTTAAAAAAGAAACCCAAGTTCACAGGAGCAAAAAAGAAGTTTTCTACGGAAAAGAAAGAACTGCCGAAAGAAACTGCGAAAACCAGAAAGGAAAGAAAGTTAGCTAG aaaaaagttaaacccAAACTATGAACTGTCTTGCCAAGCGAAAAAAATTTGGGAAAAACTGAGaattcaaaaacaacaactttccAAAGAAGAAAAATCAGTTTTGGTTGAACAGTTAATGGAGTTGGTGCAACAGAATGGaaaaatg ATGATAAACCTTGCATATGCGCACGACACAAGCAGAGTTCTTCAGACTTGCCTTAAACAAGGAAGCAAAGACCAGAGACACAAAATATTCAGTGAGATTCAGACACACATAGTCGATATGTGCAAAAATGGATACGCTAAGAATATTGTTTGGAAGTTGCTGAAATATGG TACCCCAGAAGAAAGACAAGTTATAATGTCAAGTTTTAAAGgaattgtttacaaacttatgCGGAAATCAAAGTCTGCAAGTGTTGTCGAATACGCGTACAATAACTATGCTACTGCTGTGCAGCGTCAAGCTATTATACACGAGTTTTATGGACGTGTGTTTATCATGTTAGCA AATCAGGAGCCTTTATCTTTGCCCCAAGTAATTGAAAGCAACAAGGACAAGAAGTCGGCCATTTTGTCGAGTTTTAAAGATGCTTTGACCCCATTAGTTGACAAAACAGTGATAGTCCATACGGTGGTTCACAAAGCTTTGTACGATTTCTTCTACAATTGTGATGAGGCTACTGTTCGCTCG gAATTGATTGAAGTTTTGCGAGAATCTCTTGTCCATATTCTCCACACTCATGATGGGGCTTATGTGAGCATGAACTGTTTATGGTTTGGAACCAAGAAAGACAGAAAG GTTattgtaaaaagtttaaaagaatTTGTTGTGAAAATTTCGTGTGAAGAATTTGGCCATTTACCGTTACTTGCTGCGTTTGACTGTGTGGATGATACCGTGTTCTTGAAGAAAGCTCTCGTTCTT CCTATTATCAAGAACATTGGTGACTTAGTGTTGAACAAATATGgaagaaaagttttaatatatctCATGTCTCCGCGTAACACCTCCCACTTCCTACCAGAGGTGGTGAAGATGTTGAGCACTGGAGATTCAAACTCAACCAG TAAAAAGCCATTGGAGCAGAGACATAGTGAATTATCAGAAGCTGCTTCACCTGgaatattaaagtatttggctgacaatttggagcAGATTATTTACGACCGTTCTACCTTCGTCCTTGTGCAAGTAGCGGTTCTATGTTGCCATGGTGACAATTCTGAGCTCATACAAGCCATTGTTAAGGAGGCTGGTAAAGAATTTGTTGCtggtgaaaaaaatgaaactggCAAG ATGCACATCATTGAAGACCCATGTGGGCATTTGGTGATCAAGAAATTAATTGTAACAGAATCAAAGTCAGCTGCAGAAAATCCAGATAAAG AGTCCACGTTTTCAAGCGCTTTGGTCAATGGTGTTGCTGCCACGGTACTACCTATATGGTCATCATGTAACAGAGGCGCACAAATTCTACTAGC GCTGGTTGTAAATTCTGACTAA
- the LOC101242490 gene encoding alpha-ketoglutarate-dependent dioxygenase alkB homolog 6, whose amino-acid sequence MNRHQNKIPDAQNIVQSVPNTAYYIPNFITEQNEQFLLNKIYKAPKTKWTCLSNRRLQNWGGIPQPKGMLAEKLPDWLTECCEMIQSTNVVNKTPNHVLVNEYKPGQGIMPHKDGPLYYPTVATISLGSHTCLDFYDDVNDHGSNDLNSRYKFSFLLERRSLLILKDSMYEDFLHGISERQTDQIHQTFIKNSQQVGDCVTKTALLSNKKVSLQRENTRLSLTIRFVPKTFKLKFVS is encoded by the exons ATGAACAGACACCAAAACAAAATCCCAGATGCGCAAAACATCGTTCAAAGC gTTCCAAACACAGCTTACTACATTCCCAACTTCATAACTGAACAAAATGAACAATTCTTGCTCAACAAAATCTACAAAGCaccaaaaacaaaatggaCCTGTTTGTCTAATAGGCGATTACAGAATTGGG GTGGTATACCGCAGCCAAAAGGGATGCTAGCTGAAAAATTACCGGAC TGGTTAACAGAATGTTGTGAAATGATACAATCTACCAACGTGGTAAATAAAACTCCAAATCATGTTTTAGTAAATGAATACAAGCCAGGACAAGGAATTATG CCACACAAAGACGGACCACTGTATTATCCAACTGTTGCTACAATAAGTCTAGGGTCTCATACTTGCTTAGATTTTTATGATGACGTAAATGATCATGGAAGTAATGATTTGAATAGCAG ATATAAATTCTCATTTCTGCTTGAAAGAAGAagtttattgattttaaaagattCGATGTATGAAGATTTTTTACACGGCATTAGTGAAAGACAAACTGATCAAATTCACCAaacctttataaaaaattcgCAACAAGTTGGTGACTGTGTCACAAAAACAGCTTTATTaagcaataaaaaagtttcactTCAACGAGAAAACACTAGATTGTCCCTAACAATTAGATTTGTTCCAAagacatttaaattaaaatttgtttcataa